From Methanoculleus oceani, a single genomic window includes:
- a CDS encoding 2-oxoacid:acceptor oxidoreductase family protein, whose product MYEIRIHSRGGQGGVTAAKLLALAAFRDGKYATACPFYGAERRGAPVVSFVRIDDEPIKIYSQIHEPDLVIVLDTSIMDVVDVLQGLKVDGTVLLNSAHPVAGCNGTCRHVDLTGIALAENLVVAGSPILNTPVLGALAKMGIVTLPSAEQAIREMFADERNVKAAEAAYEELKV is encoded by the coding sequence ATGTATGAGATCAGGATTCACTCCCGGGGCGGGCAGGGCGGCGTCACCGCCGCGAAGCTTCTCGCCCTCGCTGCGTTCAGGGACGGGAAATACGCAACGGCCTGCCCCTTCTACGGGGCGGAACGGCGCGGTGCGCCGGTCGTCTCGTTCGTCCGGATCGACGACGAACCGATCAAGATCTACAGCCAGATCCACGAGCCGGATCTCGTGATCGTGCTCGATACGAGCATCATGGACGTGGTGGACGTCCTGCAGGGTCTCAAGGTCGATGGGACGGTCCTCCTGAACAGTGCCCACCCGGTTGCCGGGTGCAACGGGACCTGCCGTCACGTCGACCTGACCGGGATCGCGCTCGCGGAGAATCTGGTGGTCGCCGGGAGCCCCATCCTGAACACCCCGGTGCTCGGGGCGCTCGCGAAGATGGGCATCGTCACCCTCCCCTCGGCAGAACAGGCAATCCGGGAGATGTTTGCCGACGAACGGAACGTGAAAGCCGCTGAGGCGGCGTACGAGGAGTTGAAGGTATGA
- a CDS encoding 4Fe-4S binding protein, which yields MRERLALSRPKEAASGKTGTWRTFRPVVDKEACNACGLCAQYCPDGVIDEELNIDLDYCKGCGICSNECPKQAIAMVREER from the coding sequence ATGAGAGAGAGACTTGCGCTCAGCAGGCCGAAGGAGGCCGCGTCGGGGAAGACCGGAACGTGGCGGACGTTCCGGCCCGTGGTGGACAAGGAGGCGTGCAACGCCTGCGGGCTCTGCGCCCAGTACTGCCCGGACGGGGTCATCGACGAAGAACTCAACATCGATCTCGACTACTGCAAGGGATGCGGCATCTGCTCAAACGAGTGCCCGAAGCAGGCCATCGCTATGGTGCGCGAGGAGCGCTGA
- a CDS encoding Hsp20/alpha crystallin family protein — MAALRVAPYVCAYSDESEENLHIEIELPGVEKKDITFKMQETSFSIDAARGDVRYVGTYAIGCPVDTNKAKATFRNGLLAVDVPYIQPVAEETKEIPIAE; from the coding sequence ATGGCAGCGTTGAGAGTCGCACCCTATGTCTGTGCTTACTCGGATGAGAGCGAAGAGAATCTTCATATCGAGATAGAACTACCAGGCGTCGAGAAGAAAGACATCACGTTTAAGATGCAGGAGACCAGTTTTTCCATCGATGCAGCTCGCGGCGACGTTCGCTACGTCGGTACGTACGCGATCGGCTGTCCCGTCGATACCAACAAGGCGAAGGCGACCTTCAGAAACGGTCTGCTTGCCGTGGATGTCCCTTATATCCAGCCGGTCGCGGAGGAGACGAAAGAGATCCCCATCGCAGAGTGA
- a CDS encoding thioredoxin domain-containing protein, with the protein MREKSPPNRLINEQSPYLLQHAHNPVDWYPWGEEAFLRAREEGKPVFLSIGYSACHWCHVMEEESFADPQVANLLNDVFICIKVDREERPDIDQVYMAAAQALTGAGGWPLTIFMTADQKPFFAASYIPKESRYGMTGLLDLIPRISKIWQGQRQELENAGNQVLESLQNAARTPPGEGELSEAILDEAYDTFFRVFDGENGGFGDAPKFPTPHNLIFLLRYGNRTGKEPAYSMVEKTLHAMRRGGIFDQIGYGFHRYSTDAEWFVPHFEKMLYDQALLVVAYTEAYLATGREEFARTARETIAYVLREMTDPGGGFYSAEDADSEGEEGKFYVWTKDEILGVLGEEDGERFSRIFGVTEPGNYREQPGERRTGKNILRLRRPLASWVHVFSTSEEDLAWFVESSRQKLFAAREERVRPGKDDKILTDWNALMIAALAKAARVFDEPDYLAAAERGAAFVLTSLRRPDGRLLHRYRNGEAGLAATLDDYAFMIWALIEVYEASFSPGYLRAATELSRDLVARYWDCTHGGFFFVPDDSDVPVRQKPAYDGAIPSGNSVAMYALFALGRMTANLELEETTNRMRQAFAGTVRESPTAYSHFLTGLEFMLGPNFEVIISGAPGAADTKTMISAVRSHYAPDAIVIFRPSEEESPEIAEIAGFTRDIVTVGGKATAYVCTNYACDIPTTDPDEMLRLMKSTGKSPEPIV; encoded by the coding sequence GTGCGGGAGAAATCGCCACCGAATCGTCTGATCAACGAACAGAGCCCGTATTTACTCCAGCATGCCCATAACCCCGTCGATTGGTATCCCTGGGGTGAAGAGGCTTTTCTCCGGGCGCGGGAGGAGGGGAAACCGGTATTCCTCTCCATCGGCTACTCGGCCTGCCACTGGTGCCACGTCATGGAGGAAGAGTCGTTTGCAGACCCGCAGGTCGCGAACCTCTTAAACGACGTCTTCATCTGCATCAAGGTGGACCGCGAGGAGCGGCCGGATATCGATCAGGTCTACATGGCGGCCGCCCAGGCACTGACCGGGGCCGGAGGATGGCCGCTCACCATCTTCATGACCGCCGACCAGAAACCGTTCTTTGCAGCGAGTTACATCCCCAAAGAGAGCCGCTACGGGATGACCGGTCTCTTAGACCTCATCCCCCGGATCAGCAAGATCTGGCAGGGCCAGCGACAGGAACTCGAGAACGCAGGGAACCAGGTGCTGGAATCGCTGCAGAACGCCGCCCGCACCCCACCGGGGGAGGGCGAGCTCTCGGAGGCGATCCTCGATGAGGCCTACGACACCTTCTTCCGGGTCTTCGACGGGGAGAACGGCGGGTTCGGGGATGCGCCCAAGTTCCCGACCCCGCATAACCTCATATTCCTGCTTCGGTACGGGAACCGGACCGGGAAGGAGCCGGCGTACTCGATGGTCGAGAAGACGCTGCACGCTATGCGGCGGGGTGGAATCTTCGACCAGATCGGCTACGGGTTCCACCGCTACTCGACGGATGCAGAATGGTTCGTCCCGCACTTCGAGAAGATGCTTTATGACCAGGCACTTCTCGTCGTAGCGTATACGGAGGCCTACCTTGCGACGGGGAGAGAAGAGTTTGCCCGAACCGCCCGGGAGACGATCGCCTACGTCCTGCGGGAGATGACCGATCCGGGCGGCGGTTTCTACTCGGCGGAGGACGCGGACAGCGAGGGCGAGGAGGGGAAGTTCTACGTCTGGACGAAGGATGAGATCCTCGGGGTTCTCGGGGAGGAGGACGGGGAGCGGTTCTCCCGAATCTTCGGCGTCACGGAGCCGGGTAACTACCGGGAGCAGCCCGGCGAGAGGAGGACCGGCAAAAACATCCTTCGGCTGCGTCGCCCTCTGGCTTCATGGGTCCACGTCTTCTCGACCTCGGAAGAAGACCTGGCCTGGTTCGTGGAGAGTTCCCGGCAGAAGCTCTTTGCAGCCAGGGAGGAGCGGGTCCGCCCGGGAAAGGACGACAAGATCCTCACCGACTGGAACGCTCTCATGATCGCTGCTCTCGCCAAAGCAGCCCGGGTATTCGACGAACCGGATTACCTCGCGGCAGCGGAGAGGGGAGCCGCGTTCGTCCTCACCAGTCTTCGCCGGCCGGACGGGCGGCTCCTCCACCGTTACCGGAACGGCGAGGCCGGTCTCGCCGCGACCCTCGACGATTACGCGTTCATGATCTGGGCGCTCATCGAGGTCTACGAGGCGTCGTTCTCTCCAGGCTACCTCCGGGCCGCCACCGAACTCTCCCGCGATCTCGTCGCCCGCTACTGGGACTGCACCCATGGGGGGTTCTTCTTTGTGCCGGATGATAGCGACGTTCCCGTCCGCCAGAAACCGGCCTACGACGGGGCGATACCCTCCGGCAACAGCGTGGCCATGTACGCCCTCTTCGCTCTCGGCCGGATGACGGCGAATCTCGAACTCGAGGAGACGACGAACCGGATGCGGCAGGCTTTCGCCGGTACCGTCCGCGAATCCCCTACCGCCTACTCCCACTTCCTCACCGGCCTCGAGTTCATGCTGGGGCCGAACTTCGAGGTGATCATATCCGGTGCTCCCGGCGCGGCAGATACGAAAACGATGATCAGCGCCGTCCGGTCGCACTACGCACCCGACGCCATCGTCATCTTCCGCCCTTCCGAAGAGGAGAGCCCGGAGATTGCGGAGATAGCCGGGTTTACCCGGGATATCGTGACTGTCGGCGGGAAAGCGACGGCCTACGTCTGCACCAACTACGCCTGCGACATCCCGACGACCGATCCAGACGAGATGCTGCGGCTCATGAAGTCGACGGGAAAGTCGCCGGAGCCGATCGTCTGA
- a CDS encoding OsmC family protein: MMRNGVDMERVNALKEVVRKDAAAGRRTLSGITSWNGGAHSTTIVRNFAIPADEPVVLGGTDRGASPTELVLTGLCACIATSIAYSAAEDGIEVDSIEIDVAGDLDLRRFLEVSDDVRPGLEEIRLTVRVDADAPREKIEELVHHGYRRSPVAASLEGRVPVRVCIGWEETGSGGTQR, from the coding sequence ATGATGCGCAACGGGGTCGATATGGAGAGGGTGAACGCCCTCAAGGAGGTGGTGCGGAAGGATGCGGCGGCGGGCAGGAGAACCCTCTCCGGCATCACGAGCTGGAACGGCGGTGCGCATTCCACCACGATCGTCCGGAACTTCGCCATTCCGGCCGACGAACCGGTCGTCCTCGGCGGGACCGACCGGGGAGCAAGCCCGACGGAACTGGTGCTGACGGGTCTTTGTGCCTGTATCGCGACCTCTATCGCCTACAGCGCGGCTGAAGACGGGATCGAGGTCGATTCGATCGAGATCGATGTTGCGGGCGACCTCGACCTCAGGAGGTTCCTCGAAGTCTCCGACGACGTCCGGCCGGGTCTCGAGGAGATCCGCCTGACCGTCCGGGTGGATGCCGATGCACCGCGGGAGAAGATCGAGGAACTCGTGCATCATGGCTACCGGCGCTCGCCGGTTGCGGCTTCGCTTGAAGGCAGGGTGCCGGTCAGGGTCTGTATCGGGTGGGAGGAGACGGGGTCGGGTGGGACTCAGCGATGA
- a CDS encoding type II toxin-antitoxin system antitoxin SocA domain-containing protein: MRKQKLINALLYAVEHDRRIGRTKLLKFIFFVDLIYYNQRGTTLCGTTYIRMPKGPAEAAAFELTSESNAYFDVKAPTTKAYPGRRTSGGRSRSRSYEPYVYRPKVHADLSLFTPYEWVLLRTVLQWMKFQKADRISDVTHQFRLWKEFSDGEEIPLERFQLNPNELAYLEYCGLHADGFERTFCTGILPLSSEVAGALHPLKAERIATVEEILDHFIAAYPLPALEIFYDAYLAWDDAYRSTLRHNPLHAPTLAAGGCDALCFVSHVIATKMIPVAYKEEQLKEFCDTAERRFNIERDAIARDIPPSLPPDSDGEVSALVDMAMRISRDLACSESPAGRR, from the coding sequence ATGCGGAAGCAGAAGTTGATCAATGCGTTGCTGTACGCAGTGGAGCACGACCGCCGCATCGGCCGGACGAAGCTCCTGAAGTTCATCTTCTTCGTGGACCTCATCTACTACAATCAGAGAGGAACAACGCTCTGCGGGACGACCTACATTCGCATGCCCAAAGGTCCTGCCGAGGCTGCGGCGTTCGAACTAACGTCCGAATCGAACGCATATTTTGACGTAAAGGCACCGACAACAAAGGCGTACCCGGGAAGGCGGACGTCGGGCGGCCGTTCCCGGAGCAGGAGCTATGAACCCTACGTATACCGCCCTAAGGTCCATGCGGATCTCTCGCTGTTTACGCCCTACGAGTGGGTGCTTCTCCGGACCGTGCTTCAGTGGATGAAGTTTCAAAAGGCAGACCGCATAAGCGACGTAACCCATCAGTTCCGTCTCTGGAAGGAGTTTTCTGACGGTGAGGAGATCCCGCTTGAGCGCTTCCAGTTGAATCCGAACGAGCTTGCATACTTGGAGTATTGCGGCCTGCACGCCGACGGCTTCGAGCGCACGTTCTGTACGGGAATCCTCCCCCTCTCCTCGGAGGTTGCCGGTGCGCTCCACCCCCTGAAGGCAGAGCGGATTGCCACCGTCGAAGAGATCTTAGACCACTTCATCGCGGCGTATCCGTTGCCCGCCCTTGAGATCTTCTACGACGCATACCTGGCGTGGGACGACGCATACCGCTCAACGCTCCGCCACAATCCCTTGCACGCCCCCACGCTTGCGGCCGGAGGCTGCGATGCCCTCTGTTTCGTCTCGCACGTCATCGCGACGAAGATGATCCCGGTTGCGTATAAAGAGGAGCAGTTGAAAGAGTTCTGCGACACCGCGGAGCGGCGCTTCAATATCGAGCGGGACGCGATCGCCCGCGATATTCCACCCTCTCTCCCCCCGGATTCCGACGGCGAGGTCTCGGCTCTCGTCGATATGGCGATGCGCATCTCCCGCGATCTCGCGTGCAGCGAGTCTCCGGCAGGGAGGAGGTAG
- a CDS encoding Eco57I restriction-modification methylase domain-containing protein has translation MPAPPEIVDLVKRFDQYYAKYTSQSYNEFQVRKEFIDPFFEALGWDVNNRSGLDERYKDVIHEDTVKVETSTKAPDYSFRIGGMRKFFVEAKKPAVNLKENPEPAYQVRRYAWSAKLSVSLLTDFEELIVYDCTAKPSPKDKASMKRIGYYRYTDYIEKWDEIAAIFSKQGILTGGYDDYVESLKLKKGGKGTAGIDDAFLAEIEGWRDILAKNIALRNKDLSVRELNAAVQKTIDRIIFLRICEDRGIEEYGQLKRIAAGKDVYEQLKAIFRYADDRYNSGLFHFSAEVGREDPDNLTLSLSIDDKVLKQIIGHLYYPDSPYEFSVFPADILGQVYEQFLGKVIRLTAGHQAKVEEKPEVKKAGGVFYTPTYIVEYIVKQTVGNLVEGKDPKAVAGLHVLDPACGSGSFLLGAYQYLLDWHLAWYMDNLVPLLASGKKMTDQAVLALLPVKPAPAKSGRGKKRRGDEYILPVYQATDTDWRLTTEEKKRILLNNIYGVDIDPQAVEVTKLSLLLKVLEGEKSERIGKQLTITGERVLPSLHNNIKCGNSLIGPEIYNDVQMTLDDEEAIFRINAFDWNRAFPGIMQAGGFDAVIGNPPYVRQEILGREFKDYAKKHYAVYHGVADLYTYFIEKGVSLLRPGGQFAYIVANKWMRANYGKSLRQWLKEKRIEEIVDFGDLPVFQNATTYPCIVRVSTGEPRSSFKAANVDSLDFSDLIQYVSEKRFPVILRSLENSGWSLIDAKSRDLLNKLQAVGVSLADYIHGKIYWGVKTGLNKAFVIDGSTKQRLISEDPRSAPFIKPYLAGKEIKRYSPLKNSQFLILFEKGWTDLNSEGYRNKWLWLKENVPAIANYLEPYAKEAEKRYDKGDYWWELRACEYYYVFEKTKILYPEICQRPEFTIDAERLYPNNKCFAIPKDDKYLLGILNSKLTTFLFEILLPKLRGGFFMPAAVVVQTFPIHPIDPSDPADVARHDRMVALVEKMLDLNKRLAAAKAPHEKEVLAGMIDATDRQIDRLVYELYGLAEEEVAVVEGAHAR, from the coding sequence ATGCCCGCCCCGCCCGAGATCGTCGATCTGGTCAAGCGGTTCGACCAGTATTATGCAAAGTATACGTCACAGTCCTACAACGAGTTCCAGGTCAGAAAGGAGTTCATCGATCCTTTCTTTGAGGCCCTCGGCTGGGATGTGAACAACCGCTCGGGGCTCGATGAGCGTTACAAGGACGTGATTCACGAGGATACGGTGAAGGTGGAGACGTCCACCAAGGCGCCAGACTACTCGTTCCGGATCGGGGGTATGCGGAAGTTCTTCGTCGAGGCGAAGAAACCCGCCGTCAACCTCAAGGAAAACCCGGAGCCCGCTTATCAGGTGCGCCGGTACGCCTGGAGCGCGAAGCTGTCGGTCAGCCTGCTCACGGACTTCGAGGAGCTCATCGTCTACGACTGCACGGCGAAGCCTTCCCCGAAAGATAAGGCGTCGATGAAACGGATCGGCTACTACCGATACACTGACTATATCGAGAAATGGGACGAGATCGCGGCGATCTTCTCCAAGCAGGGCATCCTGACCGGCGGGTATGACGACTACGTCGAGAGCCTGAAATTGAAGAAGGGCGGGAAGGGCACCGCCGGTATCGACGACGCCTTCCTCGCGGAGATCGAAGGGTGGCGGGACATCCTCGCAAAGAACATCGCGCTCCGGAACAAAGACCTCTCGGTCCGGGAACTGAACGCGGCGGTGCAGAAGACGATCGACCGGATCATCTTCCTGCGGATCTGTGAGGACCGCGGAATCGAGGAGTACGGGCAGCTGAAGAGAATCGCCGCCGGGAAAGACGTCTACGAGCAGTTGAAGGCGATCTTCCGGTACGCGGACGACCGGTACAACTCCGGGCTGTTCCACTTCTCCGCGGAGGTTGGCCGCGAAGACCCGGACAATCTGACGCTCTCCCTCTCCATCGACGACAAGGTGCTCAAGCAGATCATCGGCCACCTCTATTACCCGGACTCGCCCTACGAGTTCTCGGTCTTCCCCGCGGATATTCTCGGCCAGGTCTACGAGCAGTTCCTGGGGAAGGTCATCCGCCTGACGGCCGGGCATCAGGCGAAGGTCGAGGAGAAGCCGGAGGTGAAGAAGGCGGGCGGGGTCTTCTACACGCCGACCTACATCGTGGAGTACATCGTGAAGCAGACCGTCGGGAATCTGGTCGAGGGGAAGGACCCGAAGGCGGTCGCCGGCCTCCACGTCCTCGACCCGGCCTGCGGTTCGGGGTCGTTCCTCCTCGGCGCCTACCAGTACCTCCTCGACTGGCACCTTGCGTGGTACATGGACAACCTGGTCCCGCTGCTCGCGAGCGGGAAGAAGATGACCGACCAGGCGGTGCTGGCACTTCTCCCGGTAAAACCTGCGCCGGCAAAAAGCGGCCGCGGGAAGAAGAGGCGGGGGGACGAGTACATCCTCCCGGTCTACCAGGCGACCGATACCGACTGGCGGCTGACGACGGAGGAGAAGAAACGGATCCTCCTCAACAACATCTACGGCGTGGACATCGACCCGCAGGCGGTGGAGGTGACGAAACTCTCGCTCCTCCTCAAGGTGCTGGAGGGCGAGAAGTCCGAGCGGATCGGGAAGCAGCTGACGATCACGGGGGAGCGGGTGCTGCCGTCACTCCATAACAATATCAAGTGCGGCAACTCGCTGATCGGCCCGGAGATCTACAACGACGTGCAGATGACCCTCGACGACGAGGAGGCGATCTTCCGGATCAACGCCTTCGACTGGAACCGGGCGTTCCCGGGCATCATGCAAGCGGGCGGGTTCGATGCGGTGATCGGGAACCCGCCGTATGTGCGCCAGGAGATCCTCGGGCGGGAGTTCAAAGACTACGCGAAGAAACACTACGCGGTCTACCACGGCGTCGCCGATCTTTACACCTACTTCATCGAGAAGGGAGTCTCGCTCCTCCGGCCGGGCGGGCAGTTCGCCTACATCGTGGCGAATAAGTGGATGCGGGCGAACTACGGGAAGTCGCTCAGGCAGTGGCTGAAGGAGAAGCGGATCGAGGAGATCGTGGACTTCGGGGATCTGCCGGTCTTCCAGAACGCCACAACGTACCCGTGCATCGTGCGGGTATCGACCGGGGAACCACGTTCAAGTTTCAAGGCGGCAAATGTCGATTCGCTCGACTTCAGCGATCTCATACAGTATGTAAGCGAGAAGCGTTTCCCAGTGATCCTGCGTTCATTGGAGAATTCAGGCTGGTCACTCATCGATGCAAAATCTCGCGACTTATTAAATAAACTTCAAGCGGTCGGGGTTTCACTCGCGGATTACATTCACGGGAAAATATACTGGGGAGTGAAAACCGGCCTCAACAAAGCATTTGTCATCGATGGAAGTACAAAGCAGCGTTTGATTAGCGAAGATCCAAGAAGTGCCCCATTCATCAAGCCATATCTCGCTGGAAAAGAAATTAAGCGCTATAGTCCACTCAAGAATTCGCAGTTCCTGATCTTATTTGAAAAAGGCTGGACGGATCTCAATTCCGAGGGGTACCGGAATAAATGGCTCTGGTTAAAAGAAAATGTGCCCGCAATCGCCAATTACCTGGAACCTTATGCAAAGGAGGCAGAAAAACGCTATGATAAAGGTGATTACTGGTGGGAACTCCGTGCTTGTGAATACTACTACGTATTCGAAAAAACGAAGATACTCTATCCTGAGATATGCCAAAGACCTGAGTTCACAATAGATGCTGAAAGACTCTATCCCAACAACAAGTGTTTCGCGATTCCAAAAGATGATAAGTACTTGTTGGGCATACTAAACAGCAAACTCACCACATTCCTCTTTGAGATTTTACTCCCTAAACTACGAGGGGGGTTCTTTATGCCGGCGGCAGTCGTTGTTCAGACCTTCCCCATCCACCCCATCGACCCCTCCGACCCCGCCGACGTCGCCCGCCACGACCGCATGGTCGCCCTCGTCGAGAAGATGCTCGACCTGAACAAGCGCCTCGCGGCGGCGAAGGCTCCGCACGAGAAGGAGGTGCTCGCCGGGATGATCGATGCTACAGACCGGCAGATCGATCGGCTGGTGTATGAGCTATACGGGCTCGCGGAGGAGGAGGTGGCGGTTGTGGAGGGGGCACATGCACGGTAA